One region of Bacterioplanoides sp. SCSIO 12839 genomic DNA includes:
- a CDS encoding Lon protease family protein, producing the protein MSTNIPTDTPDTSAPGTSASAATQLPANKLYRHISNDQLPFANTSEIEAFQGVLGQDRAVNAIQFGVAMERPGYNIFVMGEAGTGRSSYVQGYLKSEAKRQSTPDVWCYVNNFKNPREPKSLALAPQQASEFKDHISTLIDQLLATFPAALEHPAYQQKKSAIDYIFNRKYDKSIETVEREAHKRGVALYRDASTISFTPMRDGKALDETEFAQLTEEERDTFHDDIGDLEQMLSEQLSELPQWKRESSDALRLLNQETIKEAIAPLLTPIRESFAEQPDLIHYLDEMEEHLPRLVLEELVDDKLLELREEYVKRSSMEESLMPNFATRHAADSGAPVVYEPHPSYGNLFGRIEYASDQGALVTNFQRICPGALHKANGGYLILDAEKVLSEPWVWDALKRSLQSGQLKLDSPYSEMGLINTTSLLPERIPLQVKLVLIGSRQIYYLLQEYDEDFKRLFRAVVDFDSDLPLNDDNLLGFSRLIKSRLDEQGHADLTRDAVIRMIQFSARLAEQQDVLSARIGEQFDLLAEADFIRQLAGDTFIERLHLDRAIAAKQERTGRVYDKLFEQMMDGTVLLETSGKAIGKINGLTVMALGDTSFGSPARITTTVYPGSKGVVDIEREVSLGQAIHSKGVMILSGFLGNRYAQKFPLAISAHIAMEQSYGYIDGDSASLGELVCLISALIHEPVDQSFAITGSVNQYGEVQAIGGVNEKIEGFFRLCKARGLTGKQGVIIPASNANNLLLKQEVIDAVNDGEFAIHAVSHVDQAIELLLNREAGQANPDGDFPEGSVNGDIIKRLEEISKMGEKKSD; encoded by the coding sequence ATGAGCACAAACATTCCCACAGACACACCGGATACCTCAGCACCGGGCACTTCAGCTTCTGCAGCAACACAACTGCCAGCCAATAAACTGTATCGCCATATCAGCAACGACCAACTGCCATTTGCCAATACCTCTGAGATTGAGGCTTTTCAGGGGGTGCTGGGTCAGGATCGCGCCGTTAACGCCATTCAGTTCGGCGTGGCGATGGAGCGCCCGGGCTACAATATCTTTGTGATGGGCGAGGCAGGCACCGGCCGCTCTTCGTATGTTCAGGGCTATTTAAAAAGTGAAGCCAAACGCCAGAGCACGCCCGACGTTTGGTGTTATGTGAACAATTTTAAAAACCCACGCGAGCCAAAATCGTTAGCATTGGCACCGCAACAGGCGTCTGAATTTAAAGATCATATCAGCACGTTAATTGATCAATTACTGGCCACCTTCCCCGCGGCGCTGGAGCACCCGGCGTATCAGCAGAAGAAATCTGCCATTGATTACATTTTTAATCGTAAGTACGACAAATCCATCGAAACCGTTGAGCGTGAAGCACACAAACGTGGCGTTGCGCTTTACCGTGACGCCTCCACCATCAGTTTTACCCCAATGCGTGATGGTAAAGCACTGGATGAAACTGAATTTGCTCAGCTCACGGAAGAAGAGCGCGATACCTTTCATGACGATATTGGTGATCTGGAACAAATGCTCAGTGAGCAGCTGTCGGAATTACCCCAATGGAAGCGTGAAAGCAGCGATGCCCTTCGCCTGTTAAATCAGGAAACCATTAAAGAAGCGATTGCACCGTTATTAACGCCCATTCGTGAGAGTTTTGCTGAGCAACCGGATCTGATCCATTACCTGGATGAAATGGAAGAGCACCTGCCACGATTGGTGCTGGAAGAATTGGTAGACGACAAACTGCTGGAACTGCGCGAAGAATACGTTAAGCGCTCCAGCATGGAAGAATCGCTGATGCCGAACTTTGCCACCCGTCACGCTGCCGATAGCGGTGCACCGGTGGTTTACGAGCCTCACCCCAGCTATGGCAATTTATTTGGCCGCATCGAATACGCCAGCGACCAGGGCGCATTAGTCACCAACTTCCAGCGCATTTGCCCGGGAGCGTTACACAAAGCCAATGGCGGTTATTTAATTCTCGATGCCGAAAAAGTGTTATCCGAGCCCTGGGTATGGGATGCGTTAAAACGCTCATTACAGTCCGGGCAATTAAAACTCGATTCGCCCTACTCTGAAATGGGCCTGATTAATACCACCAGCCTGCTGCCGGAGCGTATTCCGCTACAGGTTAAACTGGTGTTAATTGGCTCACGCCAGATTTATTATTTATTGCAGGAATACGACGAAGACTTTAAGCGCTTATTCCGTGCCGTGGTCGACTTCGACTCCGACCTGCCGTTAAACGACGATAATTTATTAGGCTTTTCACGCTTAATTAAAAGCCGTCTTGATGAACAGGGTCATGCGGATTTAACCCGTGACGCCGTGATTCGCATGATTCAGTTCAGCGCTCGCCTGGCCGAACAACAGGACGTATTAAGTGCTCGCATCGGTGAGCAGTTTGATTTACTGGCCGAGGCTGATTTTATTCGCCAGTTAGCGGGCGATACTTTTATTGAACGCCTGCATCTGGATCGTGCTATCGCCGCCAAGCAAGAACGCACCGGACGAGTGTACGATAAATTATTTGAACAAATGATGGACGGCACCGTACTGCTGGAAACCAGCGGTAAAGCCATCGGCAAAATTAACGGCTTAACCGTGATGGCGCTGGGTGACACCAGCTTTGGCTCACCCGCACGTATTACCACCACGGTGTATCCGGGTTCCAAAGGCGTCGTCGATATTGAACGCGAAGTGTCACTGGGTCAGGCCATCCACTCTAAAGGTGTGATGATTTTAAGCGGCTTTTTAGGTAACCGTTACGCCCAGAAATTCCCGCTGGCTATTTCTGCGCACATCGCCATGGAGCAATCTTATGGCTATATCGATGGCGACAGTGCGTCATTAGGTGAACTGGTGTGTTTAATTTCGGCCTTAATTCATGAGCCGGTTGATCAGAGCTTTGCGATTACTGGTTCGGTGAACCAGTATGGCGAAGTTCAGGCAATTGGCGGCGTAAATGAAAAGATCGAAGGTTTCTTCCGCTTATGCAAAGCCCGTGGTTTAACCGGCAAACAAGGTGTGATTATTCCGGCCTCCAACGCCAATAATTTATTGCTGAAGCAAGAGGTGATCGACGCAGTGAACGACGGTGAATTTGCCATTCATGCCGTGTCACATGTTGATCAGGCGATTGAATTATTACTGAACCGCGAAGCAGGCCAGGCCAATCCGGATGGCGACTTCCCGGAAGGCAGCGTTAATGGCGATATTATTAAGCGCCTGGAAGAAATTTCTAAAATGGGCGAGAAGAAATCAGATTAA
- the ybfE gene encoding LexA regulated protein, whose protein sequence is MSVQPEDRTTIDMFASRGPGRPRSNPYDRALQCRQNKRSQRLRDKAKGMHRLEVRIEGEVVQALDDACDDLNMTRAEIIERALKQWLHMG, encoded by the coding sequence ATGTCAGTTCAGCCCGAAGATCGTACTACCATTGATATGTTTGCCAGTCGTGGACCAGGGCGGCCACGCAGCAACCCCTATGATCGTGCGCTGCAGTGCCGTCAAAACAAGCGCAGCCAGCGTTTGCGTGATAAAGCCAAAGGCATGCATCGTCTTGAGGTGCGCATTGAAGGTGAGGTGGTCCAGGCGCTTGACGATGCCTGTGATGATCTGAACATGACACGGGCGGAAATCATCGAAAGAGCGCTAAAGCAGTGGCTGCACATGGGGTAG
- the dnaX gene encoding DNA polymerase III subunit gamma/tau, whose product MSYQVLARKWRPRFFDEMVGQEHVLRALINALNEERLHHAYLFTGTRGVGKTTIARILAKCLNCEEGVSARPCGTCSSCQEIADGRFVDLIEVDAASRTKVEDTRELLDNVQYAPTRGRFKVYLIDEVHMLSTHSFNALLKTLEEPPAHVKFLLATTDPQKLPVTILSRCLQFSLKNMTPEKIVSYLAQVLDAEKLSYEEPALWQLGRAAQGSMRDALSLTDQAIAYGEGQVGEEQVNAMLGTMDRGRLFKLAEVMARANAAEVLTEVAAMAEHGPDYDEVLQGLLAIWHRASLAQVVPDAIDNTQGDRDAILKLSVNMQPEDLQLYYQIALQGRGDLNLAPDPRQGFEMILLRMLAFRPAPQAPVDLDLESALSAAPAINAESVSSVEPAINAELEAEKKKPLTAESTFEATLDSRPDTEPEPLPAPEPDITPVSEVAVSETAVSESEPKPISRPEPAIEQSAAELSTSEQSAVAAQNPVVEAPKPAALSIEERLQQAQYDAPAAVESLPAPSVKDVAPIEPDQPLEPLQPHNWWQWADRLALAGLPQAIARNSALIDVTGEHYTFDVDPAQGALFNDTQAKRIEAALQQLIPGSSLTMVLQPPRGETPEQRRQREKAEAFYAAKQSIDSDPVVNHILTEMGGYVVEETIRPLS is encoded by the coding sequence ATGAGTTATCAAGTACTTGCCCGTAAATGGAGGCCCCGTTTCTTTGATGAAATGGTCGGGCAGGAACACGTATTACGTGCTTTGATCAACGCCTTAAACGAAGAGCGACTGCATCATGCTTACCTCTTTACCGGAACCCGTGGGGTCGGCAAAACCACCATTGCCCGGATTCTGGCCAAGTGTCTGAACTGTGAGGAAGGTGTCAGTGCCCGCCCGTGCGGCACTTGTAGCTCCTGTCAGGAAATTGCCGATGGCCGCTTTGTTGATCTGATTGAGGTCGATGCGGCATCGCGCACCAAGGTAGAAGACACCCGCGAATTATTAGACAACGTGCAATACGCGCCGACCCGGGGCCGGTTTAAGGTCTACCTGATCGACGAAGTGCACATGTTGTCGACCCATAGTTTTAACGCGCTGTTAAAAACCTTAGAAGAACCGCCAGCACACGTTAAATTCCTGCTGGCGACCACCGATCCGCAAAAACTGCCAGTGACTATCCTGTCGCGCTGTTTGCAGTTCAGCCTGAAAAATATGACACCGGAGAAAATTGTGTCGTATCTGGCTCAGGTACTGGATGCCGAAAAGCTGAGCTATGAAGAGCCCGCTTTATGGCAGCTGGGGCGTGCCGCTCAGGGCAGTATGCGTGATGCCCTGTCTCTGACTGATCAGGCGATTGCCTATGGCGAAGGCCAGGTTGGCGAAGAGCAGGTTAATGCCATGCTGGGCACCATGGATCGTGGGCGATTATTTAAGCTGGCTGAAGTGATGGCGCGGGCGAATGCGGCTGAGGTGTTAACCGAAGTCGCGGCGATGGCGGAACACGGCCCGGATTATGACGAAGTATTGCAGGGTTTGCTGGCGATCTGGCATCGCGCCTCATTAGCGCAGGTGGTGCCGGATGCGATTGATAATACTCAGGGTGACCGCGACGCAATTTTGAAACTGTCGGTTAATATGCAGCCCGAAGATCTGCAACTGTATTATCAGATTGCGTTGCAGGGGCGGGGCGATCTGAATCTGGCGCCCGATCCGCGTCAGGGTTTTGAAATGATTCTGCTGCGTATGCTGGCATTCCGCCCCGCACCTCAGGCACCGGTAGACCTGGATTTAGAAAGTGCACTCAGCGCTGCGCCTGCCATCAATGCCGAGTCTGTCAGCAGTGTCGAGCCTGCTATCAATGCCGAGCTAGAGGCCGAAAAAAAAAAGCCACTGACGGCTGAGTCTACGTTTGAGGCTACGCTTGACTCTAGGCCTGATACTGAACCCGAGCCTTTACCGGCTCCTGAGCCAGATATCACGCCTGTTTCTGAAGTTGCTGTTTCTGAAACTGCTGTTTCTGAGTCTGAACCAAAACCAATATCCAGGCCAGAGCCAGCTATTGAGCAATCAGCTGCTGAACTTTCAACCTCTGAACAGTCAGCGGTAGCAGCGCAGAACCCAGTGGTTGAGGCTCCTAAGCCAGCAGCGTTGTCGATAGAAGAGCGCTTACAGCAGGCTCAGTATGACGCACCGGCTGCGGTGGAATCCCTACCTGCGCCTAGCGTCAAAGACGTCGCTCCGATAGAACCTGATCAACCGCTTGAACCTTTACAGCCACATAACTGGTGGCAATGGGCCGATCGTTTGGCGTTAGCCGGTTTACCCCAGGCGATTGCCCGCAACAGTGCTTTGATTGATGTGACAGGTGAGCATTACACCTTTGACGTCGACCCCGCTCAGGGAGCACTGTTTAATGATACGCAGGCAAAACGAATTGAAGCGGCGTTGCAACAACTGATTCCCGGCAGCAGCCTGACTATGGTGCTGCAACCGCCGCGTGGTGAAACCCCGGAACAGCGACGCCAGCGTGAAAAGGCCGAAGCCTTTTATGCGGCGAAACAATCGATTGACTCCGACCCGGTGGTCAATCATATCCTTACTGAAATGGGCGGTTATGTGGTGGAAGAAACCATCCGGCCGCTGAGTTAA
- a CDS encoding YbaB/EbfC family nucleoid-associated protein, whose product MMKGGMGNLMKQAQKMQEQLQQAQEKLAEAEVTGESGAGLVKVTMNGRHDVKRVELDDSVMEEDKEMLEDLLAAAVNDAVRKIESNSQEQMSKMTAGMGMPPGMKFPF is encoded by the coding sequence ATGATGAAAGGTGGTATGGGCAACTTGATGAAGCAAGCCCAGAAAATGCAGGAACAATTGCAACAGGCGCAGGAAAAACTGGCTGAAGCGGAAGTCACCGGCGAGTCCGGCGCTGGCCTGGTTAAAGTCACCATGAATGGTCGCCACGACGTTAAGCGCGTTGAGCTGGACGATTCCGTGATGGAAGAAGACAAAGAAATGCTGGAAGACCTGCTGGCAGCTGCGGTTAATGATGCGGTTCGTAAAATTGAGTCCAACAGCCAGGAGCAGATGTCAAAAATGACGGCTGGCATGGGTATGCCGCCGGGTATGAAATTCCCATTCTGA
- a CDS encoding toprim domain-containing protein has product MSAPDFAEQFRQLVDAFDAIPGVGPQAARRMGRYVLSHSGSRALGESIVQARSSLNHCAQCRMFTTETLCADCSAAETSDALFPGVLLVVEQADEALHWREQGYTGPVFVLHGVLSPVAGVGPTQLGLAQLKQRIAALQSQTLWLALQSDTAKGAGAEPSVEARATELFIRQMLPDKDVSLMNDNAITQAINDAIGETGCR; this is encoded by the coding sequence ATGTCTGCACCTGACTTTGCTGAACAATTCCGCCAGCTGGTGGATGCCTTTGATGCGATTCCCGGTGTTGGCCCACAAGCGGCCCGGCGTATGGGGCGTTATGTGCTCAGCCATTCGGGCTCACGAGCGTTGGGCGAGAGTATTGTTCAGGCCAGAAGCAGCCTGAATCATTGCGCCCAGTGCCGTATGTTTACCACGGAAACTCTGTGTGCTGATTGCAGTGCGGCTGAAACTTCGGATGCTTTGTTTCCTGGTGTGTTACTCGTGGTTGAACAAGCCGATGAGGCATTGCACTGGCGCGAGCAGGGCTATACAGGCCCGGTGTTTGTATTACACGGAGTGTTATCGCCGGTTGCGGGTGTTGGCCCAACTCAGCTTGGGTTGGCGCAACTCAAGCAGCGTATTGCCGCGTTGCAAAGTCAGACTCTGTGGTTAGCGTTGCAATCAGATACGGCTAAGGGCGCTGGAGCTGAGCCCTCTGTCGAAGCCCGGGCAACCGAATTGTTTATCCGTCAGATGCTGCCGGATAAGGACGTGAGTTTAATGAACGATAACGCCATCACTCAGGCGATTAATGATGCAATTGGGGAAACCGGATGCCGATAG
- the rnd gene encoding ribonuclease D, translating to MPIASFKPEAFESQWIDSNSALADVCQQWLSEPYLAVDTEFVRTTTFYPKAGLIQVTSSQGDFLIDPLAISDWQPLKDVFLHPLVVKVFHACAEDLEVCQRLVGCVPEPLADSQHAAALVGKGASMGFQRLVADVLNIDLPKGETRSNWLERPLRPEQIQYAVADVHYLYRIYPKLVQQLKTLGRESWLAEDCQRMVDQANTPESLSGYFRRVKLAWKLRSQELFVLQQLAAWREQQARERDVPRNKVIDDASMWNIARFKVKNRDQLIRSGMKPASVKADGGDILKLVSQALELDKSHWPKQLDRPLGPEAGQWLKELKVVINGQAETLELPAEILVRKKPLEALLRSAFPHGNGELPELLCGWRQEIIGERLLQKLQQLAAAD from the coding sequence ATGCCGATAGCTTCCTTTAAGCCAGAGGCTTTTGAATCACAATGGATTGATAGCAATTCCGCCCTGGCTGATGTCTGCCAGCAGTGGCTGAGTGAGCCGTATCTGGCGGTGGATACTGAGTTTGTGCGTACCACCACCTTTTATCCGAAAGCGGGTTTGATTCAGGTAACCAGTAGTCAGGGTGATTTCCTGATTGATCCGCTGGCGATCAGCGATTGGCAGCCGCTTAAGGATGTTTTTCTGCATCCGCTGGTGGTGAAGGTCTTTCATGCCTGTGCAGAAGATCTGGAAGTCTGCCAGCGCCTGGTAGGCTGTGTGCCTGAGCCTTTGGCGGATTCACAGCACGCGGCGGCGTTAGTGGGAAAAGGGGCATCGATGGGCTTTCAGCGCCTGGTGGCCGATGTGCTGAATATTGATCTGCCGAAGGGCGAGACACGTTCCAACTGGCTGGAGCGACCATTGCGTCCTGAGCAGATACAATATGCCGTGGCGGATGTGCATTACCTGTATCGCATTTACCCGAAGTTGGTGCAGCAGTTAAAAACACTTGGGCGTGAGTCCTGGCTGGCGGAAGATTGTCAGCGGATGGTAGATCAGGCGAACACACCAGAGAGCTTGTCTGGCTATTTTCGTCGGGTAAAACTGGCCTGGAAGCTGCGTTCTCAGGAGTTGTTTGTATTGCAGCAACTGGCAGCCTGGCGTGAGCAGCAAGCGCGTGAGCGCGATGTGCCACGTAATAAAGTGATTGATGATGCGTCGATGTGGAACATCGCTCGCTTTAAAGTAAAAAATCGCGATCAGCTGATTCGTTCGGGCATGAAGCCCGCCAGTGTGAAAGCCGATGGTGGCGATATTCTTAAGCTGGTATCTCAGGCGCTGGAACTGGATAAAAGCCACTGGCCCAAGCAGCTTGATCGACCGTTAGGCCCTGAGGCCGGACAATGGCTAAAAGAGCTGAAAGTCGTGATTAATGGGCAGGCGGAAACCCTGGAGCTTCCGGCTGAAATTCTGGTGCGCAAAAAACCACTGGAAGCGTTATTGCGCTCCGCTTTCCCACACGGCAATGGCGAGCTGCCAGAGTTATTGTGTGGCTGGCGACAAGAAATAATAGGCGAGCGCCTGTTACAAAAACTACAGCAGCTGGCTGCGGCTGACTGA
- a CDS encoding YcgL domain-containing protein produces MNKILCDVYRSLKKDEAYLYVEQKKGLKELPEELLEIFGPAEKTLTLILTEEKKLARAEATKVMAEIEEKGFYLQMPPPRETYMLDLFCKKDKSDHEC; encoded by the coding sequence ATGAATAAAATCCTGTGTGATGTGTATCGCTCACTCAAAAAAGACGAAGCGTACTTGTACGTTGAGCAGAAGAAAGGCCTGAAAGAATTGCCAGAAGAATTACTGGAAATTTTTGGCCCTGCTGAAAAAACACTGACGCTGATTCTCACGGAAGAAAAAAAGCTGGCGCGTGCCGAAGCGACCAAAGTGATGGCGGAAATCGAAGAAAAAGGTTTCTACCTGCAAATGCCGCCGCCGCGCGAAACCTATATGTTGGATCTGTTCTGCAAGAAAGATAAAAGCGACCATGAGTGCTGA
- a CDS encoding YcgN family cysteine cluster protein, giving the protein MSAEPFWQTKTLAEMTRPEWESLCDGCALCCLHKLEDEDTGEVYYTDVHCRYMDTSNCSCTVYLERNKKVPHCVWLTPEQAESFFWLPETCAYRLLAEKKPLPEWHPLISGDPESVHNAGISIKNKGIADDRIPEEQWQDRIIWKA; this is encoded by the coding sequence ATGAGTGCTGAACCGTTTTGGCAAACCAAGACGTTAGCTGAAATGACACGCCCCGAGTGGGAGTCATTGTGCGACGGTTGTGCGTTGTGTTGTTTGCATAAGCTGGAAGACGAAGATACCGGAGAGGTGTATTACACCGATGTTCATTGCCGTTATATGGATACCAGTAACTGCAGCTGTACGGTCTATCTGGAGCGTAATAAAAAAGTCCCTCATTGTGTGTGGCTGACACCGGAGCAGGCAGAAAGCTTTTTCTGGTTGCCGGAAACCTGCGCTTATCGGCTGTTGGCAGAGAAAAAACCCTTGCCTGAGTGGCACCCATTAATCAGTGGTGATCCTGAGTCGGTTCATAACGCCGGGATCTCGATTAAGAATAAAGGCATTGCCGATGACCGTATTCCTGAAGAGCAATGGCAGGATCGGATTATCTGGAAAGCCTGA
- a CDS encoding YEATS-associated helix-containing protein, translating to MANHIFILATVMLLAGIFGGLVNYYLYGDKDPDAASLPRFLVVGVGASFLVPVVLDMVNSELVLESQGDPSRLLIFTGFCLISALLSRFFIDNLSDRILTEAQVAKSRSEEVQQNLRVIQNELLPLIDTETEQDMSSADPQVEEASNDLDVTSAQVLKILSSGRFIFRSLAGVCREANEEESTILKTLHVLTTRSLAGKVSGKNGVRWHITEKGRRVLEANL from the coding sequence ATGGCAAATCATATCTTTATTCTGGCAACGGTTATGCTGCTTGCAGGTATTTTTGGGGGACTGGTGAACTATTACCTGTACGGTGATAAAGATCCGGATGCAGCAAGTCTGCCGCGATTTTTAGTGGTAGGTGTGGGCGCATCCTTCCTGGTACCGGTTGTTTTGGACATGGTGAACAGTGAGCTGGTGCTTGAAAGCCAGGGTGATCCATCCCGGTTGTTAATTTTCACCGGTTTTTGTTTGATCTCAGCACTATTAAGCCGCTTCTTTATCGATAATCTGTCGGATCGTATTCTGACGGAAGCGCAGGTCGCTAAGTCACGCTCAGAAGAAGTGCAGCAGAATCTGCGGGTCATTCAGAACGAATTATTACCTCTGATTGATACCGAAACCGAGCAGGATATGTCTTCTGCAGATCCACAGGTTGAAGAAGCCAGTAATGACCTGGATGTGACCTCCGCTCAAGTGTTAAAAATTCTGTCCAGTGGTCGTTTTATTTTCCGCTCCCTGGCTGGTGTCTGTCGTGAAGCGAATGAAGAAGAATCTACCATTCTTAAAACACTGCATGTTCTGACCACCCGTAGTCTGGCTGGCAAAGTCAGTGGTAAAAATGGTGTGCGCTGGCATATTACCGAAAAAGGTCGTCGTGTGCTGGAAGCTAACCTGTAA
- a CDS encoding VWA domain-containing protein has product MVNCRWLSGVKFFSLLLFFSVFLPFQALAEESKPSDVRIIIDISGSMKQTDPQNLRVPALNLLVELLPDGSQAGVWTFGRYVNMLVPLSAVDQGWRDQAKNKAQTINSVGLQTNLTEALEKAQWQMGADSGFDHSVILLTDGKLDMTEQGAPADINRREKQRLLTQVLPGYIAAGAKVHTLALSDAADEKMLQQISLETGGLFLKANSADDLLKLFLKAFDRAVPVEQVPMTNNQFDIDDSVQEFTALIFRKSDSQPTTLISPDGARIDENSSRKNDLVRWHKDLNFDLITVKQPQAGQWAAEADIDPDNRVQILTDLKLRVTGLPNNIFAGYPINLEMALTEKDSVLNEKTILALTDLSIKVTAPDGRTGSKLLSDPEVLPDDGIFRESLTRLSQRGEYQIEVLAEGRTFKRKQTLTAMLSEPLSVSVTPDYDQQVLSIAVTPEVENIDTTLSRIIARITSPDESSVIQSMEYSTENNQWLLSLSADKGPGDYGVLLNIRGVTDNGSTFKSKPENIAATFPLVKPGMAIEPEPALKAGESSASGEMEPSADAKPATESETNPEAVAEPSVEPAAEPEPVAEPAVQPEPESEPQSEPEPAVAPDLAAKFEEQQESTDDEAPVEEEGIAWWVYLLLALGNLAVFGGVGYWWFIKRKANSADNDVAKGADEARLPPDLETPEFDESELDGDFDAFSDDSEEEIASPSPGATAGPGGDEGLGLDDDFAIDPDDGDGAADESWGEFDDPFEDDEKKQSDS; this is encoded by the coding sequence ATGGTTAACTGTCGTTGGCTGTCGGGGGTGAAATTTTTTTCACTCCTGCTGTTTTTTTCTGTTTTCCTTCCTTTTCAGGCTCTGGCTGAAGAGTCTAAACCTTCCGATGTCCGGATTATCATTGATATCTCCGGCAGTATGAAACAAACCGATCCGCAAAACCTGCGGGTTCCGGCACTCAATTTGTTGGTCGAATTATTACCGGATGGCTCACAAGCCGGTGTCTGGACCTTTGGTCGTTATGTCAATATGTTGGTGCCCTTGTCTGCGGTGGATCAGGGCTGGCGTGATCAGGCAAAAAATAAAGCACAAACCATTAATTCTGTGGGTTTGCAAACCAACCTCACGGAAGCGCTGGAAAAAGCACAATGGCAAATGGGTGCCGACAGTGGCTTTGATCATAGTGTGATCCTGTTGACCGATGGCAAGCTCGACATGACTGAGCAAGGTGCGCCAGCGGATATTAATCGACGTGAAAAACAACGTTTATTAACTCAGGTGTTACCGGGATATATCGCTGCCGGCGCTAAAGTTCATACCCTGGCACTGTCAGATGCAGCGGATGAAAAAATGCTGCAGCAGATTTCTCTGGAAACGGGTGGTTTATTCTTAAAGGCCAATTCGGCTGATGATTTATTAAAACTGTTTTTGAAAGCCTTTGATCGTGCGGTTCCTGTTGAGCAGGTTCCGATGACCAATAACCAGTTTGATATTGATGACAGTGTGCAGGAGTTTACCGCACTGATTTTCCGAAAATCAGATTCCCAGCCAACCACGCTGATTAGCCCGGATGGCGCGCGCATTGATGAAAACAGCAGCCGCAAAAATGATTTGGTTCGTTGGCATAAAGATCTGAATTTCGATCTGATTACGGTCAAACAGCCACAAGCAGGGCAGTGGGCCGCCGAGGCTGATATTGATCCGGATAACCGGGTGCAGATCCTGACGGATCTGAAACTCAGAGTAACCGGGTTACCGAACAATATTTTTGCTGGTTATCCAATCAATCTTGAAATGGCGCTGACCGAAAAGGATTCGGTGTTAAATGAAAAAACCATTCTGGCGTTAACCGATCTGAGTATTAAGGTAACGGCACCGGATGGTCGTACCGGCAGCAAGTTGTTATCAGATCCTGAGGTGTTGCCGGATGACGGTATTTTTAGAGAATCCCTGACGCGTTTGTCGCAACGAGGTGAGTATCAGATTGAGGTGTTGGCTGAGGGGCGTACTTTTAAGCGCAAACAAACGCTGACGGCGATGTTGTCAGAGCCGCTGTCCGTCAGTGTGACGCCAGATTACGATCAGCAGGTACTTAGTATTGCTGTTACGCCAGAGGTTGAGAATATTGATACAACCTTGTCGCGGATTATTGCCCGTATTACCAGTCCGGATGAAAGTTCAGTGATTCAGTCGATGGAATACAGTACCGAGAATAATCAATGGTTGTTATCGCTGTCGGCTGACAAAGGGCCAGGTGATTATGGTGTATTGCTGAATATTCGTGGGGTAACCGATAACGGCAGTACGTTTAAAAGCAAACCTGAAAATATTGCAGCAACTTTTCCGTTGGTGAAACCGGGCATGGCAATTGAGCCGGAGCCAGCTCTGAAAGCGGGAGAGTCTTCCGCGTCGGGTGAAATGGAACCATCCGCTGATGCGAAGCCAGCAACTGAGTCAGAAACGAATCCTGAGGCGGTTGCGGAACCGTCGGTTGAGCCAGCAGCTGAGCCTGAGCCAGTTGCTGAACCCGCAGTGCAACCAGAACCAGAATCCGAGCCTCAGTCAGAGCCTGAGCCTGCAGTAGCCCCTGACCTGGCCGCGAAGTTTGAGGAGCAGCAGGAAAGTACCGACGATGAAGCCCCGGTCGAAGAGGAAGGTATTGCCTGGTGGGTTTATCTGCTGTTAGCACTGGGCAATCTGGCTGTGTTTGGTGGTGTGGGGTATTGGTGGTTTATCAAGCGTAAGGCCAATAGTGCTGATAATGACGTAGCCAAAGGTGCGGATGAAGCGCGTTTGCCGCCGGACCTGGAAACGCCGGAGTTTGATGAGTCTGAACTGGATGGGGACTTTGATGCCTTCAGTGATGATTCTGAAGAAGAAATTGCTTCACCATCACCAGGTGCGACCGCAGGGCCGGGTGGTGATGAAGGTTTAGGTCTGGATGATGATTTTGCCATTGATCCGGATGACGGTGACGGCGCGGCGGATGAAAGCTGGGGCGAATTTGACGATCCATTTGAGGATGATGAAAAAAAACAAAGTGATAGCTAA